From a single Cyanobacteria bacterium QS_8_64_29 genomic region:
- a CDS encoding penicillin-binding protein activator LpoB: MERSRVETILAEQNLGQSGRIDSSTAAKIGKVLGVEAVVFGSVNQFDLQKQESGGGLFGIAANVEEEDAFVGLNYRVVSTNTGDILTAGQGKGKASQSDTQVSVFGIGSAGSDTENQTKLLTLATEESLKQNYDKLASLGPAVPNQEALVAEVTDGKVVLDRGSGDRYREGMVVSIERATNEVTDPETGKAIRRITDSIARVKLTQADRQSSVGKIISGRPPQRGDIAKPVEQ, translated from the coding sequence ATCGAGCGCAGCCGAGTCGAAACCATCTTGGCCGAGCAGAACTTAGGACAATCCGGGCGCATTGACTCCAGCACGGCTGCCAAGATTGGCAAGGTCTTGGGAGTGGAAGCAGTAGTTTTTGGCTCGGTCAATCAATTTGACCTGCAAAAGCAAGAATCGGGCGGTGGCTTGTTTGGAATCGCTGCTAACGTTGAGGAAGAAGATGCCTTTGTTGGCCTAAACTACCGCGTTGTCAGCACCAATACGGGCGATATCCTGACAGCCGGCCAGGGCAAGGGTAAGGCCAGCCAGTCCGATACGCAGGTCAGCGTTTTTGGCATTGGCAGTGCTGGTTCGGACACAGAGAACCAAACCAAGCTATTGACGCTCGCCACTGAAGAATCGCTCAAGCAGAATTACGACAAGTTAGCATCGCTAGGGCCTGCCGTTCCCAACCAAGAGGCCCTAGTTGCCGAGGTGACTGATGGCAAGGTGGTTTTAGATCGCGGATCGGGTGATCGCTATCGCGAAGGAATGGTTGTCTCGATTGAGCGAGCCACGAACGAGGTCACCGATCCCGAAACGGGGAAAGCGATCCGGCGCATAACGGATTCTATCGCTCGAGTCAAGCTGACGCAAGCCGATCGCCAATCGAGCGTGGGCAAAATCATCTCGGGGCGTCCCCCACAAAGGGGCGACATTGCCAAACCTGTGGAGCAGTAA